The Gemmatimonadaceae bacterium genome contains the following window.
GCAACGTGCCCTTCCCTGGCTGGACGAAGTTCACGTTCAAGACCGTGCACGGCACGGCGGCCATCATCGTGTTCGTGTCGAGCCTGTTCGCCCTGTTCTTCCTGCCGCAGCACTACTTCTTCCCGATGGGCATCGCGTATGTGCTGACGGGCGTCGTGCTGGCCATCGTGCGCGGCGTGCTGGAACTCCCCTCGCCGTTCGACGAGCCGGATGAGCTCGAGGAGAACGGCGACTCCCTCGCCGAGGAATCGCTCTCGTGAAGTCGTTCCGTGTTGCCGTGCATATCGTCCCCCGCAAGGGCCTGCTTGACCCCCAGGGCAAGGCCGTCGCCGACGCGCTGCACACCCTGGGCTTCAACTCCGTGACCGACGTGCACGTCGGGCGCCACCTGGTGATCGAGGCCAAGGCGACGGACGCGGCCCACGCCGAGTCCGCGGTGCGTGATATGTGCGCGCGACTGCTCGCCAACCCGGTGACCGAGGACTTCGAGATCGCTGGGGTGCAGGCCCAATGAAGGTCGGCGTCGTGAGCTTTCCCGGCTCCAACTGCGACGAGGATGCCGTCCTCGCCGTCGTGGAGCAGCTGCACGAAGAAGCCGTGCTGCTCTGGCACAAGGACCACGACCTGCAGGGCGCGGACGTCATCATCCTGCCCGGCGGCTTCTCCTACGGCGACTATCTGCGCTCCGGCGCGATCGCCCGCTTCTCCCCGATCATGCAGGAGGTCGTGCAGCACGCAAAGCGCGGCGGCCCGGTGATCGGCATCTGCAACGGCTTCCAGATCGCCTGCGAGGCCGGCCTGCTCCCTGGCGCCCTGCTGCGCAACGAGAGCCTGCAGTTCCGCTCGATGCCCGTCACGCTGCGCGTGGAGAACACGGACACGATCTTCACGCGCGCCGCGACGAAGGGCCAATTGCTGACGATGCCGATTGCCCACGGCGACGGCCGCTACACCGCCGACGACGCAACGATCAAGCAACTGGAGGCCGAGGGCCGCGTGGTGTTCCGCTACGTCGACGCCGCCGGCAACCCGACCGCCGCCGCCAACCCCAACGGCGCCACGAACAACATCGCCGGCATCAGCAATGAATCCGGCAGCGTCGTCGGCCTCATGCCCCACCCCGAGCGCGCGCTCGAGCCCTTGCTTGGCTCCAGCGACGGCCTCGTGCTGTTCCAAAGCCTGCTCACGACAGTGAACGCGTAGCCAAGCCCCGCATCCCGCCCCGCATCGCCGTTCACTTACCACTTACGACTCACAACTCACCACTGCCCGTCATGTCCACCGACAAGCCGTCCAAGAACGAAGACGAATACTTCCTGCTCCAGGACGCCGAGCTGATCAAGAACCAGCGCGCCAAGCTCGACGCCCAGCGTGCTGCCGCCGAGCGCGCCGAGCACTACATGAAGTGCCCCAAGTGCGGCGCCGACATCAAGGAGCAGTCCATCGGCCCGGTAAAGGTCGATGTCTGCCCCGACTGCAATGGGATGTGGCTCGACGCCGGTGAACTCGAGATGATCACCAAGGTGAAGGACTCCGCCGTCGGCGGTTTCCTCAAGGACATCCTCAAGGGACTCCGCAACAAGTGAGCGCCACGCCCCGCCCCGGCGATCCGGTCATCACCCCCGCGCTCGTGGCCGAGCACGGGCTCACGCCCTTCGAGTACGAGAAGCTGGTTGCGATGCTCGAGCGCACGCCCACGCTCACCGAGCTTGGCGTGATCTCCGCGCTCTGGAGCGAGCACTGCTCTTACAAGCATTCGCGCCCCGTGCTCAAGACCCTGCCCACAAAGGCACCGTGGGTGCTGCAGGGCCCGGGCGAGAACGCCGGCGTAATCAGCATCGGCGACGGGCTCGCGGTGGCATTCAAGATCGAGTCGCACAACCACCCCTCGGCGGTGGAGCCCTACCAGGGCGCGGCAACGGGCGTGGGCGGCATCCTGCGCGACGTGTTCACGATGGGCGCACGGCCGATCGCCATGCTCAACTCCCTGCGCTTTGGCTCGCTGGAGACGCCGCGCGTGCGCTACCTCGTCGGCGGCGTCGTGAAGGGCATCGGCGACTACGGCAACTGCGTCGGCATCCCCACCGTGGCCGGCGACGTGATGTTCGACGCGGCGTACGAGGGCAATCCGCTGGTCAACGCGATGTGCGTCGGCCTAATGAAGGAAGAGGAGCTGATCCGCGCGAAGGCCGAAGGCATCGGCAATCCCGTCATCGCGGTGGGCGCGCGAACGGGGCGCGATGGCATCCACGGCGCCTCGTTCGCATCCGAGGACCTCTCCGAGGAGAACGAGGCAAAGCGCCCCCGCGTGCAGGTCGGCGACCCGTTCACGGAGAAGCTGCTGCTCGAGGCTTCGCTGGAGTTGATCCGCAGCGGGCATATCGTCGCCATCCAGGACATGGGCGCCGCCGGCCTCACCAGCTCCAGCGCCGAGATGGCCGAGCGCGGCGACGTCGGCGTGACCATCGACACCACCAAGGTGCCGGTGCGCGAGGAAGGCATGACGCCCTACGAGATCCTGCTCAGCGAGTCGCAGGAGCGGATGCTCGTCGTGGCCAAGCAGGGCCACGAGGCCGAGGTGAAGAAGATCCTCGCCAAGTGGGACCTTGCCGCCGAGGTCATCGGTGAGGTCATCGCGGAGCCAGTGTACCGCGTGACGGAGGGCGACCACGTCGTCGCCGAGTTCCCCGGCACTCGGCTCGTCACCGACTGCCCGCAGTACCATCCCGAGGCCAAGGAGAGCGACGAGGCCATCGCGCGCCGCGAGCGCGACGTGCACGCCATCGCCGAGCTGCCAAACGAGAAGGATCCGGCCTGGACGCTCACGCGCCTGCTGCAGGCGCCGACGATCGCCAGCAAGCACTGGATCCATCGCCAGTACGATTCCACCGTGCGCACGAACACGGTGCTCGGCCCGGGCCACGCGGACGCCGCGGTGCTGCGCATCCGCGGCACGAACAAGGCGCTGGCCGTGAAGACGGACTGCAACGGCCGCTATGTCTTCCTGGATCCGCGGGTCGGCGGCCGCATTGCCGTGGCCGAGGCCGCGCGCAACGTGGCCTGCACGGGCGCGACGCCGCGCGCCATCACGAACTGCCTGAACTTCGGGAATCCCAAGAAGCCCGACGTCTTCTTCCAGTTCCGCGAGGCCGTCTACGGCATGGGCGATGCCTGCCGCGCGCTGGAGACGCCGGTCACCGGCGGCAACGTGTCGCTCTACAACGAGAATCCGCAGGGCGCGGTGTACCCGACGCCCACCATCGGCATGGTGGGCGTGCTCGACGACGCCTCGCACACCACGGGCCTTCGCTTCACCACGGCCGGCGACAGCATAGTGCTACTGGGCGAGAACACGAATGAGCTCGGTGGCTCCGAGTACCTGGCCTGGATCCACGGCGTGGTGGCTGGCGCGCCGCCCGCTTGTGATCTCGAGGGTGAGAAGCAGCTGATCGACGCCTTGCTTGAGGCAATCCGTGCGGGGCATGTCCGCTCGGCGCACGATTGCTCCGAGGGCGGCTTGGCCGTAGCGCTGACAGAGTCCTGCATCGCGGATCGGACCGCACCGCTCGGCGCGAACGTGGATCTCGGCGCCTGGGCTTCGCTCAAGACACGCGCGTTGCTCTTCGGCGAGGCGCAGGGCCGCGTCGTCGTCTCCACCGCGGTGCCGGCCGAGGTACTCGCCGTCGCGAAGCGCCACGGCGTGCCGGCGCAGGTGATCGGTAAGGTGACGCCAGCCGCCGACGGATTGAGCATCACCACCGGCAGCGGCAGCCTGCGCGCGTCACTCGACACACTGATTGACGCGTATCACGAGGCCATCCCTCGTGCGATGACGCGCGCCGTGGCGGAAGTCGTCGCCGAGGATCCGGCGCTGGTCGGGGAGGCCTAAGCCATGTGCGGCATCTTTGGAATCAGCGGACACCACGAGGCGGCGGCCCTCACGCACCTCGGCCTGTACTCGCTGCAGCATCGCGGACAAGAGTCCGCGGGCATCGTGGCCGTCGATGACGGCGACGTGCACGCCATCCGCGCGATGGGCCTGGTCTCGGACCAGTTCTCGGCCGAGAAGATGCGCACCCTCACGGGGCCGATGGCCCTCGGCCACACGCGCTACTCCACGGCAGGGTCCAGCAGCATCGAGAACGCGCAACCCGCGCTGGTGCGCTTCAAGGGTGGCCACATCTCGCTGGCGCACAACGGGAACCTGACGAACGCGGTCGAGCTGCGCGGCGCCCTGGAGGACGAGGGCTCCATCTTCAGTTCGTCCGCGGACTCCGAGGTCGTGGTGCACCGCCTCGCCAAGTCGCGGGCGGAAAGGCCCGAAGAGAAGCTCGCCGAGGCGCTGGACGGTGTGGAGGGCGCGTATTCCCTGCTGGTGATGATCGGCGACACGCTGGTCGCCGCGCGCGATCCCTTGGGCTGGCGCCCGCTGGTGATGGGCCGGCTGAACGGCGCCTACGTGTTCGCGTCGGAGACCTGCGCGCTCGACATCGTGGGTGCGACGGTCGAGCGCGACGTGAAGCCCGGCGAGATCATCGCCATCGCGCCCGACGGCACGATGCGCACGCTGGAGCGCGGCGCGGCATCGAAGTTGCACCGCTGCGTGTTCGAGTATGTCTACTTCGCCCGCCCCGACTCACGTGTGTTCGGCGGCAGCGTGGACCGCGCGCGACGCGCGTTGGGCCGCCGCCTCGCGCAGGAGCACCCCGTGCCCGGCGCCGATCTCGTGTTCGCCGTGCCGGACTCGTCCAACTCGGCTGCGCTTGGCTTCGCCGAGGTGAGTGGCCTGCCGCAGGAACTGGCGCTCATCCGCAACCACTACGTGGGCCGCACGTTCATCCAGCCCACGCAGTCGGGCCGTGACGCCAAGGTGAAGGTCAAGTACAACCCAGTGCGCGAGATCCTCGAGGGCAAGTCGGTCGTGATGGTGGACGATTCCATCGTCCGTGGAACGACAACCAAGGGGCTCGTCTCGCTGATCCGCGGGGCCGGGGCACGGGAAGTGCATATGCGGGTGTCATCGCCCCCAATCACGGGACCCTGCTGGTATGGCATCGACACCCCGGACCGCGACCAGTTGATCGCGGCCAAGCACGACGTCGAGGAGATCGCCCGGATCATCGGCGTGGACACCTTGGGCTATCTCTCCCTTGAGGGCATGCTCGGCGCCGTCCCCGGCGGCCCCGACGGCTTCTGCCACGCCTGTTTTTCGGGGCAATACCCCACCAAGCCGCCCAGCACCGGACCGGTCACGCTCCGTCGCAAGTAGCGGCCCACCGCCTTTCGGCGGGAGGACCTGCAGTGCCCGATACAAGTTCAAAGTCCGTCTTCTTCTTCGGCAACGGCAAAGCCGAGGCGACCGCCGCCGATCGCGACCTGCTCGGCGGCAAGGGCGCGAACCTCGCGGAGATGACCAACCTCGGCGTGCCCGTCCCGCCGGGCTTCACCATCGCGTGTACGCTCTGCGATGCCTTCCTCGCGACGCGGAAGATCCCCGAGGGACTGCCGGCTGAGGTCGAACGTTCCCTCGCGCGCCTTGAGGAAGCCGCGGGCCGCAAGCTCGGCGACGCGCAGAATCCCCTGCTCGTCTCCGTGCGTTCCGGTGCCCGCGTCTCGATGCCGGGCATGATGGAAACCATCCTCAACCTCGGGCTCAACGACGACACCGTGCGCGGGCTGGCTGAGCAGAGCGGCAGTCCGCGCTTCGCCTACGATTCGTATCGGCGATTGCTGCAGATGTACGGCGATGTGGTGCTCGGCGTGCCCTTCGCCGACTTCGAGCACCTGTTGGCCGCCAAGCGGCTCACGAGCGGCGCCAAGACGGACGCGCAACTGCCCGCCGAGGCGCTGCAGGCCTTGGTCGGGGAGTACCAGGCGCTCATCAAGTCCGCCACCGGCAAGGCGTTTCCGCACGACCCGCGGGAGCAACTCTGGGGCGCCATCGAGGCCGTCTGGCGCTCGTGGACGCTCAAGAAGGCGGTCGACTACCGCCGCGTGAACGGCATCGGCGAGACGCCGGGCACGGCGGTGAACATCGTGGCGATGGTCTTCGGCAACCTCGGCGACGACTCCGGCACCGGTGTGGCCTTCACACGCGATCCCAGCACGGGTGAAAAGCGTTTCTACGGCGAGTTCCTGGTGAATGCGCAGGGCGAGGACGTGGTGGCGGGCATCCGCACGCCGGAACCGATCGACCAGATGGGCGAGCGCCTGCCACAGGCCTACAAGGACCTGCTGCGCACGCAGGCATTGATCGAAACGCATTTCCGCGACATGCAGGACCTCGAGTTCACGGTGGAGCGC
Protein-coding sequences here:
- the purL gene encoding phosphoribosylformylglycinamidine synthase subunit PurL, whose amino-acid sequence is MLERTPTLTELGVISALWSEHCSYKHSRPVLKTLPTKAPWVLQGPGENAGVISIGDGLAVAFKIESHNHPSAVEPYQGAATGVGGILRDVFTMGARPIAMLNSLRFGSLETPRVRYLVGGVVKGIGDYGNCVGIPTVAGDVMFDAAYEGNPLVNAMCVGLMKEEELIRAKAEGIGNPVIAVGARTGRDGIHGASFASEDLSEENEAKRPRVQVGDPFTEKLLLEASLELIRSGHIVAIQDMGAAGLTSSSAEMAERGDVGVTIDTTKVPVREEGMTPYEILLSESQERMLVVAKQGHEAEVKKILAKWDLAAEVIGEVIAEPVYRVTEGDHVVAEFPGTRLVTDCPQYHPEAKESDEAIARRERDVHAIAELPNEKDPAWTLTRLLQAPTIASKHWIHRQYDSTVRTNTVLGPGHADAAVLRIRGTNKALAVKTDCNGRYVFLDPRVGGRIAVAEAARNVACTGATPRAITNCLNFGNPKKPDVFFQFREAVYGMGDACRALETPVTGGNVSLYNENPQGAVYPTPTIGMVGVLDDASHTTGLRFTTAGDSIVLLGENTNELGGSEYLAWIHGVVAGAPPACDLEGEKQLIDALLEAIRAGHVRSAHDCSEGGLAVALTESCIADRTAPLGANVDLGAWASLKTRALLFGEAQGRVVVSTAVPAEVLAVAKRHGVPAQVIGKVTPAADGLSITTGSGSLRASLDTLIDAYHEAIPRAMTRAVAEVVAEDPALVGEA
- a CDS encoding zf-TFIIB domain-containing protein; its protein translation is MSTDKPSKNEDEYFLLQDAELIKNQRAKLDAQRAAAERAEHYMKCPKCGADIKEQSIGPVKVDVCPDCNGMWLDAGELEMITKVKDSAVGGFLKDILKGLRNK
- the purQ gene encoding phosphoribosylformylglycinamidine synthase subunit PurQ, whose translation is MKVGVVSFPGSNCDEDAVLAVVEQLHEEAVLLWHKDHDLQGADVIILPGGFSYGDYLRSGAIARFSPIMQEVVQHAKRGGPVIGICNGFQIACEAGLLPGALLRNESLQFRSMPVTLRVENTDTIFTRAATKGQLLTMPIAHGDGRYTADDATIKQLEAEGRVVFRYVDAAGNPTAAANPNGATNNIAGISNESGSVVGLMPHPERALEPLLGSSDGLVLFQSLLTTVNA
- a CDS encoding amidophosphoribosyltransferase; the protein is MCGIFGISGHHEAAALTHLGLYSLQHRGQESAGIVAVDDGDVHAIRAMGLVSDQFSAEKMRTLTGPMALGHTRYSTAGSSSIENAQPALVRFKGGHISLAHNGNLTNAVELRGALEDEGSIFSSSADSEVVVHRLAKSRAERPEEKLAEALDGVEGAYSLLVMIGDTLVAARDPLGWRPLVMGRLNGAYVFASETCALDIVGATVERDVKPGEIIAIAPDGTMRTLERGAASKLHRCVFEYVYFARPDSRVFGGSVDRARRALGRRLAQEHPVPGADLVFAVPDSSNSAALGFAEVSGLPQELALIRNHYVGRTFIQPTQSGRDAKVKVKYNPVREILEGKSVVMVDDSIVRGTTTKGLVSLIRGAGAREVHMRVSSPPITGPCWYGIDTPDRDQLIAAKHDVEEIARIIGVDTLGYLSLEGMLGAVPGGPDGFCHACFSGQYPTKPPSTGPVTLRRK
- the purS gene encoding phosphoribosylformylglycinamidine synthase subunit PurS; amino-acid sequence: MKSFRVAVHIVPRKGLLDPQGKAVADALHTLGFNSVTDVHVGRHLVIEAKATDAAHAESAVRDMCARLLANPVTEDFEIAGVQAQ